One stretch of Skermanella mucosa DNA includes these proteins:
- a CDS encoding YecA/YgfB family protein, producing the protein MSRLDGLDGYLTAVLIGPKFLDPRIWLGDLLGDHALLAAESSREHRAVQAVADHHNRLSETMAQFPGLYRPHLAPHHAGGLDPIFWSLGFLVATRLAPRAWKSVTNPGKPEHAPFQALGPVLFGTAAIAEADVPAVAKAILELREHFKARRNRSMR; encoded by the coding sequence GTGTCGCGGCTGGACGGCCTCGACGGCTACCTGACCGCCGTGCTGATCGGGCCGAAGTTCCTCGATCCGCGGATCTGGCTCGGCGACCTGCTGGGCGACCACGCCCTGCTCGCCGCGGAGAGCAGCCGGGAGCACCGGGCCGTCCAGGCCGTGGCGGACCACCATAACCGCCTGTCGGAGACGATGGCGCAGTTCCCCGGCCTGTACCGGCCGCATCTGGCGCCGCACCACGCAGGAGGGCTGGACCCGATCTTCTGGTCCCTCGGGTTCCTGGTGGCCACCCGGCTGGCGCCGCGCGCCTGGAAGAGCGTGACCAACCCGGGCAAACCGGAACATGCTCCGTTCCAGGCCCTGGGCCCCGTGCTGTTCGGCACGGCGGCTATCGCCGAGGCCGACGTCCCGGCCGTAGCCAAGGCCATCCTGGAGTTGCGCGAACACTTCAAGGCCCGCCGCAACCGATCCATGCGGTGA
- a CDS encoding type II toxin-antitoxin system ParD family antitoxin, which produces MTRRVSQSISLTPELNRFVQAQVASGSYQTASEVIRDGLRLLQERTPDRTRPVTGFTIPVGDHDA; this is translated from the coding sequence ATGACTAGACGCGTTAGCCAAAGCATCTCTCTCACTCCAGAGCTCAACCGCTTCGTCCAGGCCCAGGTAGCGTCAGGCAGTTACCAGACCGCTAGCGAAGTCATCCGCGACGGGCTGCGCCTGCTCCAGGAGCGAACACCGGACCGAACGCGCCCGGTCACCGGCTTCACCATCCCGGTCGGTGATCATGACGCCTGA
- a CDS encoding response regulator produces MTGVQSLQALRVLVVEDEVLVAMAVQETLERFGCVVVGPVGRVRRAMELVGAELDAAVLDVNIAGERVFPVAEALTSRGVPVVFTTGYGTDGIDGVFPSSTVLQKPYLDATLAEALAKAVGQAL; encoded by the coding sequence ATGACCGGAGTGCAGAGCCTGCAGGCGCTCAGGGTCCTTGTCGTCGAGGACGAGGTACTGGTCGCCATGGCCGTCCAGGAAACATTGGAACGCTTCGGGTGCGTCGTGGTCGGACCGGTCGGGCGGGTGCGGCGTGCCATGGAGCTCGTGGGAGCGGAGCTCGATGCAGCCGTGCTCGACGTCAACATTGCGGGTGAACGTGTGTTTCCCGTGGCCGAGGCGCTGACGTCCCGAGGCGTGCCGGTCGTGTTCACGACCGGGTATGGAACGGACGGAATCGACGGCGTCTTTCCCTCCAGCACCGTTCTTCAGAAGCCGTATCTGGATGCGACTCTCGCAGAAGCACTGGCCAAAGCGGTCGGACAAGCTCTCTGA
- the tnpB gene encoding IS66 family insertion sequence element accessory protein TnpB (TnpB, as the term is used for proteins encoded by IS66 family insertion elements, is considered an accessory protein, since TnpC, encoded by a neighboring gene, is a DDE family transposase.), producing the protein MITPRPDLKVVLATQPIDFRKGVHGLVALVAEALKADPYCGDVFVFRSKRKDRLKLLVWDGSGLILATKWLEDGGFPWPPVRDGAVRLSAVQFALLLDGLEWRAAAPPPVKTPRWMG; encoded by the coding sequence ATGATCACGCCGCGTCCCGACCTCAAGGTCGTGCTCGCCACGCAGCCGATCGATTTCCGCAAAGGGGTCCACGGCCTGGTCGCCCTGGTGGCCGAGGCGCTGAAGGCGGATCCCTACTGCGGTGACGTCTTCGTCTTCCGCTCCAAGCGCAAGGACCGGCTCAAGCTCCTGGTTTGGGACGGTAGCGGATTGATCCTCGCAACGAAGTGGCTGGAGGACGGCGGATTCCCCTGGCCGCCGGTCCGGGACGGCGCGGTCCGGCTGAGCGCGGTCCAGTTCGCGCTGCTGCTCGACGGACTGGAGTGGCGCGCGGCCGCGCCGCCACCCGTGAAGACGCCCCGGTGGATGGGCTGA
- a CDS encoding UPF0149 family protein yields the protein MTAEPAAQTGPAAPRTMLDAEELEAYLRGRAAPVSRLDGLDGYLTAVLIGPKFLDPRIWLGDLLGDHALLAAESTREHRAVQAVADHHNRLSETMAQFPV from the coding sequence ATGACGGCCGAGCCCGCTGCGCAGACCGGGCCGGCGGCGCCCAGGACGATGCTGGACGCGGAGGAGCTCGAAGCGTACCTGCGGGGCCGGGCGGCGCCGGTGTCGCGCCTGGACGGCCTCGACGGCTACCTGACCGCCGTGCTGATCGGGCCGAAGTTCCTCGATCCGCGGATCTGGCTCGGCGACCTGCTGGGCGACCACGCCCTGCTCGCCGCGGAGAGCACTCGGGAACACCGGGCCGTCCAGGCCGTGGCGGACCACCATAACCGCCTGTCGGAGACGATGGCGCAGTTCCCCGTGTAG
- a CDS encoding PAS domain-containing protein, with the protein MSDDILVRRGLASNVPSIIREALGYWESKLAGRRMPARRDFDPVFEIPHLLPWIMLVDVLRDPLDFRYRVIGMGIAERSTKDYTGRHPPPAIQ; encoded by the coding sequence ATGTCCGATGATATCCTTGTTCGAAGAGGGCTGGCCTCGAACGTGCCGTCGATCATTCGCGAGGCGCTTGGCTACTGGGAGAGCAAGCTTGCCGGGCGCAGAATGCCCGCCCGGCGGGATTTCGATCCGGTGTTCGAGATCCCGCACCTTCTGCCCTGGATCATGCTGGTCGATGTTCTGCGCGACCCGCTCGATTTCAGATACCGCGTCATCGGCATGGGCATCGCTGAGAGGTCCACGAAGGATTATACCGGCCGGCATCCACCTCCCGCTATCCAGTGA
- a CDS encoding CHASE domain-containing protein, translating to MDLKGQDRFLQEVEQTHVAIQDRMETYVAVLRATAALFTASDDVTRAEFAAFATRLNLPERYPGIQGIGFSAHVSPDEVGHLEADMHRQGLDDFRIWPDAPRSEIHSIVFLEPLDSRNNAAIGFDMATDPVRRAAMELARDSGEPAASGKVRLVQEIGQHAQAGFLIYVPVYRGRDVPDTVEERRRLLLGHAYAPFRADDLLGKLLGGVQPSVALEIHDGDPAAGVVMHRSNGWSVDGGAKYRTERPLEVAGRHWAVAYAAGDGLDGTSGRELVWVVAVGGLLATGMVSAAAWAQALARVDAERASAAERLRAQELETINNVGTEVSAQLDLDQLVQSVTDGATRLAGAQVGAFFYNAVDERGEAYTLHALSGPGSDMFAGFPMPRNTALFSPTFRGETAVRSDDITQDPRYGHNAPHRGMPPGHPPVRSYLAVPVISRSGETLGSIILGHGEPGVFTAYVERLVVGLAAQAAVAVDNARLFGTVQKQAEHRKLLINELNHRVKNTLAAVQSIARHTSRSCSTPAAFVQSFEGRLLALSNAHNLLTRGNWEGAPLVELALAELAPYGRGHAVIDGPAVWLPPQDAVALGMAFHELATNAAKYGALSVPDGQVRLGWSIVDVTGECRLSVRWEEVGGPPVTPPARRGFGSQLIGAGLANQLDGNVTLDFPPAGARCVIDFPFVGKATG from the coding sequence ATGGACCTCAAGGGCCAGGATCGCTTTCTCCAGGAGGTTGAACAGACCCACGTCGCCATCCAGGACCGCATGGAAACTTACGTTGCGGTCCTTCGGGCCACGGCTGCCCTGTTCACGGCAAGCGACGACGTGACCCGCGCCGAGTTCGCCGCTTTCGCGACGCGGCTGAACCTTCCTGAGCGCTATCCCGGAATTCAGGGCATCGGCTTCAGTGCGCATGTGTCGCCGGATGAGGTCGGACACTTGGAAGCGGATATGCATCGGCAGGGGCTTGATGATTTTCGCATCTGGCCTGACGCTCCGCGGAGCGAGATCCACTCGATCGTGTTCCTTGAGCCGCTCGACAGCCGGAACAATGCGGCCATCGGCTTTGACATGGCGACCGATCCGGTGCGCCGTGCGGCCATGGAACTGGCACGCGACTCCGGCGAACCCGCCGCCTCCGGCAAGGTCCGGCTGGTGCAGGAGATCGGGCAGCATGCCCAGGCAGGTTTCCTGATCTATGTGCCGGTGTACCGGGGGCGCGATGTCCCGGACACCGTCGAGGAGCGCCGGCGCCTTCTCCTCGGGCATGCCTATGCCCCGTTTCGGGCCGACGACCTGCTCGGCAAACTCCTTGGCGGGGTACAGCCCAGCGTCGCCTTGGAGATCCACGACGGCGATCCGGCCGCGGGAGTCGTAATGCACCGCTCCAACGGCTGGAGCGTTGATGGCGGGGCGAAGTATCGGACAGAGCGCCCGCTGGAAGTCGCGGGCCGGCACTGGGCCGTCGCTTACGCGGCAGGAGATGGCCTGGACGGTACCTCGGGACGTGAGCTGGTGTGGGTCGTCGCGGTCGGCGGCCTTCTCGCGACCGGCATGGTATCCGCCGCCGCCTGGGCCCAGGCGCTGGCACGCGTGGATGCGGAGCGCGCCTCGGCAGCCGAGCGGCTGCGGGCCCAGGAGCTTGAAACCATCAACAACGTTGGGACCGAGGTCTCGGCGCAACTGGATCTGGATCAACTGGTTCAGTCCGTCACCGACGGTGCCACCCGCCTGGCCGGCGCCCAGGTCGGAGCCTTCTTCTACAACGCGGTCGACGAGCGTGGTGAGGCCTACACCTTGCACGCCCTGTCAGGTCCAGGTTCCGACATGTTCGCCGGGTTCCCCATGCCCCGCAATACAGCCTTGTTCAGCCCGACCTTCCGGGGCGAGACGGCCGTCCGATCCGACGACATCACCCAGGATCCGCGATACGGGCACAATGCACCGCATCGTGGCATGCCCCCCGGCCATCCCCCGGTCCGCAGTTACCTGGCGGTACCCGTGATTTCCCGGTCGGGAGAGACGCTCGGCAGCATCATCCTCGGACACGGCGAGCCCGGCGTTTTCACGGCCTACGTCGAGCGGCTGGTTGTCGGTCTTGCGGCACAGGCGGCCGTGGCGGTTGACAATGCCCGGCTGTTCGGCACCGTGCAGAAACAGGCGGAGCACCGCAAGCTGCTGATCAACGAGCTCAATCACCGGGTCAAGAACACCCTGGCCGCGGTACAGTCGATTGCCCGGCACACCTCGCGGTCGTGCTCCACGCCAGCAGCGTTCGTGCAGTCCTTCGAAGGGCGATTGCTGGCCCTGTCAAATGCCCATAACCTCCTCACGCGCGGCAACTGGGAAGGTGCGCCGCTGGTCGAACTCGCCCTGGCCGAACTGGCGCCCTATGGCCGTGGCCATGCCGTAATCGACGGCCCCGCCGTGTGGTTGCCGCCCCAGGATGCGGTTGCCCTGGGCATGGCCTTCCATGAACTGGCGACCAATGCCGCCAAGTACGGAGCCTTATCCGTACCGGACGGGCAGGTGCGGCTCGGGTGGTCGATCGTCGATGTGACGGGAGAATGCCGTCTCTCGGTCAGATGGGAGGAGGTTGGCGGACCTCCGGTCACGCCGCCGGCGCGGCGAGGATTCGGATCACAGCTCATTGGAGCTGGATTGGCCAACCAGCTGGACGGCAACGTCACCCTGGATTTCCCTCCCGCGGGTGCCAGGTGCGTGATCGATTTTCCCTTCGTTGGGAAAGCAACGGGATGA
- a CDS encoding response regulator, translated as MMYLAKDPLVMSSTAGSSRILLCEDDPVIAMHFQAVLETSGYVVVGPVCTGTEALMEADRHPPDLALVDIGLRGAIDGISVAAELASRAVPVIFLTGDYQRACLDGREFAADILIKPVSDGAILKTVASVLQPGQQC; from the coding sequence ATGATGTACCTGGCTAAGGATCCCCTGGTGATGTCGTCCACTGCAGGCAGCTCACGCATTCTGCTTTGCGAGGATGACCCGGTGATCGCCATGCACTTCCAGGCAGTCTTGGAGACCAGTGGCTATGTCGTTGTCGGGCCTGTCTGTACCGGCACGGAAGCCTTGATGGAAGCGGATCGCCATCCACCCGATCTGGCGCTCGTCGACATCGGTCTTCGGGGGGCGATCGACGGCATATCGGTCGCGGCCGAACTCGCATCGCGGGCAGTGCCCGTGATTTTCCTGACGGGCGATTACCAGCGGGCCTGCCTTGACGGCAGGGAGTTCGCAGCGGACATCCTGATCAAGCCTGTTTCCGATGGAGCTATCCTGAAAACCGTGGCTTCCGTCCTGCAGCCAGGGCAACAATGCTGA
- the tnpC gene encoding IS66 family transposase — MAEPPDPLPADPAELVRIIRDLEARNADLQAQVKTLKAMIFGAKSERAAMIDPEQGVLDLGDLAVEAAPAANDNADRTSGKPRRHPRRPANRNVGALPRHLPRVETTIEPESTACPCCAGPMHRIGEDVAEALDVIPALVRVLRTIRPKYACRCCRGTLVQAAARPRVVDGGMATTALVAHVVVAKFAWHLPLYRQSRMFAGQGIALDRTTLVFWVRRAAWWLKPLYERLLLYIRSQERVFCDETPLPRLDPGRGRTRICQLWAQAVDDRPWQGPARPAVGYVFAEGRDTAAIQDQLAGLDGLLQVDGYAAYKALVRRRRRATIRLVFCLSHARRKFVAVFRTTRSEVAREVIGRLGEVYAIEARIRGTTAETRLRVRQDRSRPILEALKVRLMAVRAEISGQSSLAKAIAYTLGHWDGLVAFLEDGRIEVDTNTVERLMRPIGLGRKNALFAGSAAGGRDWAILASLINSARLNGLDPFSYLADVLERIVSGAVKANDLDRLLPWAWKAERDADAGTVRAA, encoded by the coding sequence GAAGACCCTGAAGGCGATGATCTTCGGGGCGAAGTCGGAGAGGGCCGCGATGATCGACCCGGAGCAGGGCGTCCTCGATCTCGGCGACCTCGCCGTCGAGGCGGCTCCGGCCGCCAACGACAACGCGGACCGCACGTCCGGGAAGCCGCGGCGGCACCCGCGCCGTCCGGCGAACCGGAATGTTGGAGCTCTGCCCCGGCATCTGCCGCGGGTCGAGACGACTATCGAGCCGGAGAGCACCGCGTGCCCGTGCTGCGCCGGGCCGATGCACCGGATCGGCGAGGACGTCGCCGAGGCGCTGGACGTGATCCCGGCCCTTGTGCGCGTCCTGCGCACCATCCGGCCGAAGTATGCCTGCCGATGCTGCCGCGGCACCCTGGTCCAGGCCGCCGCCAGGCCGCGCGTGGTGGACGGCGGCATGGCCACCACCGCGCTGGTCGCCCACGTGGTGGTGGCGAAGTTCGCCTGGCACCTGCCGCTGTACCGGCAGTCCCGGATGTTCGCCGGCCAGGGCATCGCGCTGGACCGGACGACGCTGGTGTTCTGGGTTCGCCGGGCGGCGTGGTGGCTGAAGCCGCTGTACGAGCGGCTGCTGCTCTACATCCGATCCCAGGAGCGGGTGTTCTGCGACGAGACGCCGTTGCCCCGGTTGGATCCCGGACGGGGCCGCACCAGGATCTGCCAGCTGTGGGCCCAGGCGGTGGACGACCGCCCCTGGCAGGGACCGGCCCGACCGGCGGTCGGCTACGTGTTCGCCGAGGGGCGGGACACGGCGGCGATCCAGGACCAGCTGGCGGGCCTCGACGGGCTTCTCCAGGTGGACGGCTACGCGGCCTACAAGGCGCTCGTCCGCCGCCGGAGGCGGGCGACGATCCGGCTCGTCTTCTGCCTGAGCCATGCCCGCCGCAAGTTCGTGGCGGTGTTCAGGACGACCCGGTCGGAGGTGGCGCGGGAAGTGATCGGGCGCCTCGGTGAGGTCTACGCCATCGAGGCACGCATCCGCGGCACGACGGCGGAGACCCGCCTGCGGGTCCGGCAGGACCGGTCCCGGCCGATCCTGGAAGCTCTGAAGGTCCGGCTGATGGCGGTGCGGGCGGAGATCTCCGGCCAGTCGAGCCTGGCCAAGGCGATCGCCTACACCCTGGGTCACTGGGACGGGCTGGTCGCCTTCCTCGAGGACGGCCGCATCGAGGTGGACACCAACACCGTGGAGAGACTGATGCGCCCGATCGGGTTGGGCCGCAAGAACGCCCTGTTCGCCGGCTCCGCGGCGGGCGGCCGGGACTGGGCGATCCTCGCCTCGCTGATCAACAGCGCCAGGCTGAACGGCCTCGACCCGTTCTCCTACCTGGCCGACGTGCTGGAGCGCATCGTGTCGGGTGCCGTGAAGGCCAACGACCTCGACCGCCTGCTGCCGTGGGCATGGAAAGCCGAGCGGGACGCCGATGCCGGGACGGTCCGGGCGGCATGA
- the istA gene encoding IS21 family transposase: MPGRHVTDRQMRLYMKFRQTNDPAVAGAKAGFSTATAYRIETDPQLPSRTKQPRGRRRPDPLAAVWDGEILPMLRAAPALRPVGVLEEILRRHPELGPAIRRTLERRIRSWRAVHGPEREVIFRQEHPPGLQGLSDFTDVVELGVHIAGTPFEHRLYHFRLAFSGWEHVHVVLGGESFVALAEGLQNALWALGGVPAEHRSDSLSAAFRNLDRDAREDLTRRYDALCVHYGMTPTRNNTGVAHENGAIESPHGHLKKALEDALLLRGSRDFTDLPGYRRFIDELVGRRNARQGKRIDLERAALKALPERRTGDFEDALVTVTSSGGFTLRKVFYTVPSRLIGHRLRVRLYDDRLECFLGATPVMTVPRGRSHPSGKHGHVVDYRHVIHALKRKPMALLNLVYRDQLFPRAAYAGAFDALLAAQPDRKACQIMVGLLALAHERGCEAGLAQALDQDLAAGRLPDLRTLEARFAPDPARVPDVTVALTPLSDYDELGTVQLVGDAA; the protein is encoded by the coding sequence TTGCCCGGCCGACACGTCACCGATCGCCAGATGAGGTTGTACATGAAGTTTCGCCAAACTAACGATCCGGCCGTAGCGGGAGCCAAGGCCGGTTTCAGCACGGCCACGGCCTACCGGATCGAGACCGATCCTCAACTCCCGTCACGGACCAAGCAGCCCCGCGGGCGTCGTCGCCCCGATCCGCTCGCCGCCGTCTGGGACGGCGAGATCCTGCCAATGCTCCGCGCGGCCCCGGCTCTGCGCCCGGTCGGTGTGCTGGAGGAGATCCTGCGCCGGCATCCCGAGCTGGGGCCGGCCATCCGACGCACGCTCGAACGCCGGATACGCTCCTGGCGGGCGGTCCATGGGCCGGAGAGGGAGGTGATCTTTCGTCAGGAGCATCCCCCGGGCTTGCAGGGCCTGTCCGATTTCACCGACGTGGTGGAACTGGGCGTCCACATCGCCGGCACGCCCTTCGAACACAGGCTCTATCATTTCCGTCTGGCGTTCTCCGGCTGGGAGCATGTCCATGTCGTGCTGGGCGGGGAGAGCTTCGTGGCTCTGGCCGAGGGCTTGCAGAACGCCCTGTGGGCGCTCGGCGGGGTTCCAGCCGAGCATCGCAGCGACAGCCTGTCGGCCGCCTTCCGCAACCTCGACCGCGACGCCCGCGAAGACCTGACCCGACGCTACGATGCCCTATGCGTCCACTACGGCATGACCCCGACGCGCAACAACACCGGCGTCGCCCACGAGAACGGCGCCATTGAAAGTCCGCACGGCCATCTGAAGAAGGCCCTGGAGGACGCCCTGCTGCTGCGCGGCAGCCGCGATTTCACCGACCTGCCGGGCTACCGGCGCTTTATCGATGAACTCGTCGGCCGCCGCAACGCGCGCCAGGGCAAGCGGATCGACCTGGAGCGCGCCGCCCTCAAGGCCCTGCCGGAGCGCCGGACCGGCGACTTCGAGGACGCCCTCGTCACGGTGACCTCGAGCGGCGGCTTCACCCTGCGCAAGGTGTTCTACACGGTGCCCTCGCGGCTGATCGGTCACCGCCTGCGGGTCCGGCTGTACGACGACCGGCTCGAGTGCTTCCTCGGCGCGACCCCTGTGATGACCGTTCCGCGCGGGCGCTCCCATCCCAGCGGCAAGCACGGTCATGTGGTGGACTATCGCCACGTCATCCATGCCCTGAAGCGCAAGCCCATGGCGCTGCTCAACCTCGTCTACCGCGACCAGCTCTTCCCACGCGCCGCCTATGCCGGCGCCTTTGACGCGCTGCTCGCCGCACAGCCCGACCGCAAGGCCTGCCAGATCATGGTCGGCCTGTTGGCGCTGGCCCACGAGCGGGGCTGCGAGGCCGGCCTCGCCCAGGCGCTCGACCAGGATCTCGCGGCCGGCCGGCTGCCCGATCTCAGGACCCTGGAAGCCCGCTTCGCACCCGATCCCGCCCGCGTTCCGGACGTCACCGTCGCGCTGACGCCACTGTCCGATTATGACGAACTGGGCACCGTCCAACTCGTTGGAGATGCCGCATGA
- the istB gene encoding IS21-like element helper ATPase IstB, translating to MKTTDPVDAARLELMLTELRLPAIKLLWSRFADQADKEGWPAARFLAALSEHEIAERDRRRIERHLVDARLPVGKTLESFDFDTVPMVGKAQVMALAAGDSWLEKGANLILFGPPGTGKSHLSAALGLALVENGWRVLFTRTTDLVQKLQIARRDLALAAAIDKLDKYHLLILDDIAYISKDQAETSVLFELISARYERRSMLITANQPFGDWNRIFPDPAMTLAAIDRLVHHSTILEMNVESYRRRTALEQKRGRGRPAAHATPKSTS from the coding sequence ATGAAGACTACCGATCCCGTCGATGCCGCCCGCCTGGAGCTGATGCTGACCGAACTCCGCCTGCCGGCGATCAAGCTCCTGTGGTCCCGGTTCGCCGACCAGGCCGACAAGGAAGGCTGGCCGGCGGCCCGCTTCCTGGCGGCCCTGAGCGAACATGAGATCGCCGAGCGCGACCGGCGCCGCATCGAGCGGCACCTCGTCGACGCGCGGCTGCCGGTCGGCAAGACCCTGGAGAGCTTCGACTTTGACACCGTGCCCATGGTCGGCAAGGCTCAGGTCATGGCGCTCGCGGCCGGCGACAGCTGGCTTGAAAAAGGAGCCAATCTGATTCTTTTTGGGCCGCCTGGTACCGGGAAGAGTCATCTGTCCGCCGCTCTCGGCCTCGCCCTGGTCGAAAACGGCTGGCGCGTCCTGTTCACCCGGACCACCGACCTCGTCCAGAAGCTTCAGATCGCGCGCCGCGATCTGGCGCTCGCGGCGGCAATCGACAAGCTCGACAAGTACCATCTCCTGATCCTCGACGACATCGCCTACATCAGCAAGGATCAGGCCGAAACCTCGGTCCTGTTCGAACTGATCAGCGCCCGCTACGAACGCCGATCCATGCTCATCACCGCCAATCAGCCCTTCGGCGACTGGAACAGGATCTTCCCCGATCCCGCCATGACGCTCGCCGCCATCGACCGCCTTGTTCATCACTCGACGATCCTCGAGATGAACGTCGAAAGCTATCGCCGGCGAACCGCCCTCGAGCAAAAACGGGGCCGGGGTCGCCCCGCCGCCCACGCGACGCCCAAATCCACCTCTTGA
- the tnpA gene encoding IS66-like element accessory protein TnpA codes for MEDGVRLHARLEAMDEDGPYRRVEVITGRRQRRVWTAQEKARIVAESAVPGANISEVARRNGVNRGLLTVWRREAGAVPEATPAQTPLFVPVTVVEEPAPAPPRDRRQASRETAPGRIEMDLRSGRLVFHGAVDPGLAAAVVAAARGRG; via the coding sequence ATGGAGGATGGCGTCAGGCTTCATGCCAGGCTTGAAGCCATGGATGAAGACGGGCCGTATCGGCGGGTCGAGGTGATCACGGGACGGCGTCAACGGCGCGTGTGGACGGCACAGGAGAAGGCGCGCATCGTGGCGGAGAGCGCGGTGCCGGGCGCCAACATCTCCGAGGTCGCGCGGCGGAACGGGGTGAACCGCGGCCTGCTCACGGTCTGGCGCCGGGAGGCAGGTGCGGTCCCGGAAGCGACCCCGGCGCAGACGCCGCTGTTCGTTCCGGTCACGGTGGTCGAGGAGCCTGCGCCCGCTCCTCCGCGGGACCGGCGTCAAGCATCCCGGGAGACGGCGCCGGGCCGGATCGAGATGGATCTGCGCAGCGGGCGGTTGGTGTTCCACGGCGCCGTCGATCCCGGCCTCGCCGCGGCGGTCGTCGCGGCCGCCCGAGGGCGGGGATGA
- a CDS encoding IS256 family transposase, with amino-acid sequence MNEDTSIVRLRQPEEIDDPLTALLRSGARQLLEQAIEAEVAAFLAASKDLKLADGRDRLVRHGHGPERMIQTGIGPVEVQRIKVRDRAPGPAAERIRFSSALLPRWARRTTSLDALLPILYLRGVSAGDFQEALSVLLGKDAPNLSPAVIARLKESWADDYARWQRRDLSARRYVYVWADGVYLQARMEPAAECMLVMIGATPEGKKELLGFQVGVRESAQSWRELLIDLKARGLGIAPELAVADGALGFWKALDEVFPGTRHQRCWFHKSSNVLNKVAKSLQPAVKQDLREIWMAPDLKAAEHALDTFEKKYGAKYSGAVECLTKDRDALLAFYSFPAEHWDHVRTTNPIESVFATVRHRTVRTKGALSQDTAKLMVFKLISAASRTWRRLQGENQLPKIIQGVKFRDGIEVSVPTSHSAA; translated from the coding sequence ATGAACGAAGATACCAGCATTGTCCGGCTTCGCCAGCCCGAAGAGATCGATGATCCCCTGACGGCCCTTCTCCGATCGGGAGCCCGCCAGTTGTTGGAGCAGGCCATCGAAGCCGAGGTGGCGGCTTTCCTGGCTGCCAGCAAAGACCTGAAGCTGGCCGACGGCCGGGACCGGTTGGTCCGGCATGGCCATGGACCGGAGCGCATGATCCAGACCGGGATTGGGCCGGTCGAGGTCCAGCGGATCAAGGTCCGTGATCGCGCTCCCGGTCCGGCAGCCGAGCGCATCCGGTTCAGCTCAGCCTTGCTGCCGCGCTGGGCGCGCCGGACGACCAGTCTCGACGCCCTGCTGCCAATCCTGTATCTGCGCGGCGTTTCAGCCGGTGATTTCCAGGAGGCGCTGAGCGTTCTGCTCGGCAAGGACGCGCCCAACCTGTCACCGGCGGTCATCGCGCGGCTGAAGGAGAGCTGGGCGGACGACTACGCGCGCTGGCAGCGGCGGGACCTGTCGGCCCGGCGCTACGTCTATGTCTGGGCCGACGGCGTCTACCTCCAGGCCCGCATGGAGCCTGCCGCCGAGTGCATGCTGGTGATGATCGGCGCCACGCCGGAGGGTAAAAAGGAACTGCTCGGCTTCCAGGTCGGCGTCCGCGAAAGCGCCCAGAGCTGGCGCGAACTGCTGATCGACCTGAAGGCCCGCGGGCTGGGAATCGCCCCGGAACTGGCGGTCGCCGATGGTGCTTTGGGCTTCTGGAAGGCGCTCGACGAGGTCTTCCCCGGCACGCGTCATCAGCGCTGCTGGTTTCATAAAAGTTCTAATGTTCTCAACAAGGTGGCGAAATCGCTCCAGCCCGCGGTCAAGCAGGACCTGCGGGAGATCTGGATGGCGCCCGACCTCAAGGCGGCGGAGCATGCCCTTGATACCTTCGAGAAGAAGTACGGCGCCAAGTACTCCGGTGCCGTCGAATGCCTGACCAAAGATCGTGATGCCCTGCTGGCCTTCTACAGCTTCCCGGCCGAGCATTGGGATCACGTGCGGACCACAAACCCTATAGAAAGCGTCTTCGCCACAGTCCGGCACCGGACGGTCCGCACCAAGGGGGCGCTTTCCCAGGACACTGCCAAGCTCATGGTCTTCAAGCTGATCTCGGCAGCATCCAGAACTTGGCGGCGACTTCAGGGCGAAAACCAGTTGCCCAAGATCATCCAAGGCGTCAAATTCCGCGACGGCATCGAGGTCAGCGTGCCGACATCACACAGCGCCGCCTGA